In one window of Hevea brasiliensis isolate MT/VB/25A 57/8 chromosome 10, ASM3005281v1, whole genome shotgun sequence DNA:
- the LOC110664026 gene encoding B3 domain-containing transcription factor ABI3-like isoform X1: MKNSLQLHVEDLQNVTKPTSSFDTMDAMEEEQAIAGEDREIWLDREQDDLLDVNDSSIFYGDFPPLPDFPCMSSSSSSSSTPAPVKPMASSSSSSSASSSSSAASWAVLKSDAEEIDKKNYDHHQYHHNNHHGQHDPVEAPTTALSSTASMEIPQPYDQGIAGVGCKDEMEIFGYMDLIEDNDFFDPSSIFQSDEHLLDEFQHEQNMQPEQEPQQENEELIMQTKIEEIQQQGNASDDLAMVFLEWLKSNKETVSAEDLRKVKIKKATIECAARRLGGGKEAMKQLLKLILEWVQTNHLQKRRMKESSPDNIPHPCKDPLQNPNPTASSNPNLICNSIQPDLSAYCFTQSPWIAPPPYVSDPGTFMPGFSPMVGYMGDPFVSGASNMAGHSYPPGPPSDYHMLDSAQSWPATQFALASPYTSFPNKNLQPVQAHPPILTGYGNQCPCQYLPGQVGDRLMRLGSSATKEARKKRMARQRRFLSHHRNHNSHNAQGNQHHQNQCADHHARFGNDNVAPTTQPNHGNWVYWPAAGAVSTTPVLPMDVQPVHNVDRPAMQAHQSNHQRQVASDRRPGWKPEKNLKFLLQKVLKQSDVGNLGRIVLPKKEAEIHLPELEARDGISIAMEDIGTSCIWNMRYSCRFWPNNKSRMYLLENTGDFVRTNGLQEGDFIVIYLDVKCGKYLIRGVKVRQPGSKSEKKKSGKSQKNLHANYAAAASVNVSLSSPMNQAQTVK, translated from the exons atgaagaatagtTTGCAACTGCATGTTGAAGATCTTCAAAATGTAACAAAACCTACAAGTAGCTTTGATACTATGGATGCTATGGAGGAAGAACAGGCGATTGCTGGTGAAGACAGAGAGATCTGGCTAGATAGAGAACAAGACGATCTGTTAGATGTGAATGATTCTTCAATTTTCTATGGTGACTTCCCTCCTCTTCCAGATTTCCCATGCAtgtcatcatcttcttcctcttcttccactCCGGCGCCAGTCAAGCCCATGGCTTCTTCATCGTCTTCTTCTTCGGCTTCTTCCTCATCTTCTGCGGCTTCTTGGGCTGTTTTGAAGTCAGATGCAGAAGAGATTGATAAAAAGAATTATGACCATCACCAATATCATCACAATAATCACCATGGTCAACATGATCCAGTAGAAGCACCCACAACAGCCTTGTCTTCTACTGCATCCATGGAGATCCCTCAGCCATATGATCAAGGGATAGCTGGTGTTGGTTGCAAGGACGAGATGGAAATTTTTGGATATATGGATCTGATCGAGGACAATGATTTCTTCGACCCTTCTTCTATATTTCAATCCGATGAACATTTATTAGATGAGTTTCAGCATGAGCAGAACATGCAACCAGAACAGGAGCCGCAACAGGAAAATGAAGAGTTGATCATGCAAACCAAAATTGAGGAAATCCAACAGCAAGGAAACGCGTCAGATGATCTAGCCATGGTGTTCTTAGAGTGGCTCAAGAGCAACAAGGAGACTGTCTCTGCAGAGGACTTGAGGAAAGTTAAAATCAAGAAAGCTACCATAGAGTGTGCTGCTAGGCGACTAGGTGGTGGTAAGGAAGCTATGAAGCAATTGTTGAAACTCATTCTTGAATGGGTTCAAACGAATCATCTTCAAAAAAGGCGCATGAAAGAATCATCTCCTGATAATATTCCCCACCCATGCAAAGACCCTctgcaaaaccctaaccctactgCTAGTTCAAACCCTAATCTGATTTGTAACTCTATCCAACCAGACCTATCAGCCTACTGCTTCACCCAGTCACCTTGGATTGCACCCCCACCTTATGTTTCTGATCCGGGAACGTTTATGCCGGGCTTTTCTCCTATGGTTGGGTATATGGGCGACCCGTTTGTCAGTGGAGCTTCGAACATGGCTGGCCACTCTTACCCACCAGGACCACCATCAGACTATCACATGCTCGACTCCGCCCAATCGTGGCCTGCAACACAGTTCGCTTTGGCTTCGCCTTACACCTCATTTCCAAACAAGAATCTCCAGCCTGTTCAGGCCCACCCTCCTATTCTTACTGGATATGGAAATCAATGCCCATGCCAGTATCTCCCCGGGCAAGTTGGCGATAGGTTAATGAGGTTGGGTTCCTCAGCAACCAAAGAGGCAAGGAAGAAGAGAATGGCGAGACAAAGAAGGTTTTTGTCGCATCATAGGAATCATAATAGTCACAACGCCCAAGGAAATCAGCACCACCAAAATCAGTGTGCAGACCACCATGCAAGGTTTGGAAATGATAATGTTGCACCAACAACTCAACCTAATCATGGGAATTGGGTTTATTGGCCTGCTGCTGGTGCTGTTTCGACCACACCAGTTCTTCCTATGGATGTACAACCGGTGCATAATGTAGATCGGCCGGCCATGCAAGCACATCAGAGTAATCATCAGCGGCAAGTTGCATCAGATAGGCGACCG GGTTGGAAACCTGAGAAGAACCTGAAGTTTCTTCTCCAGAAAGTGTTGAAGCAGAGCGATGTGGGTAATCTAGGGAGGATAGTGTTACCAAAG AAAGAAGCAGAAATCCATCTTCCAGAACTGGAGGCAAGAGACGGCATTTCTATTGCGATGGAAGATATAGGGACTTCTTGCATTTGGAACATGCGCTATAG TTGCAGATTCTGGCCTAACAACAAAAGCAGGATGTACCTCCTTGAAAACACAG GAGATTTTGTGAGAACAAATGGcctccaagaaggagatttcataGTCATCTACTTAGATGTCAAGTGTGGCAAATAT TTGATCCGAGGAGTGAAGGTAAGGCAACCAGGATCAAAATCAGAGAAGAAGAAATCAGGAAAATCCCAGAAAAATCTTCATGCAAATTATGCGGCTGCTGCTTCTGTTAATGTATCGTTATCTTCACCCATGAATCAAGCTCAAACAGTAAAGTAA
- the LOC110667427 gene encoding uncharacterized protein At4g13230-like yields MASLALASTLLKCCRIGAVVTKSPWSSRVFVPATRHFQAHSRKEASNASETASQATKQGINEAKNVGQDVKNKAASVAEEVSQKTKEAAGEVSKVAQDVTEKAKQTIQDAWGSVKDTSQTIKDKVSGKAEESKEFVKENAESVKRCMNSKN; encoded by the exons ATGGCAAGCCTAGCCTTAGCATCCACCCTTCTCAAGTGCTGCAGAATTGGTGCAGTAGTGACTAAGAGCCCATGGAGCTCCAGGGTTTTTGTTCCTGCAACAAGGCATTTCCAG GCACATTCACGTAAAGAGGCATCAAACGCATCTGAAACGGCTTCTCAGGCGACAAAACAAGGAATAAATGAAGCAAAGAACGTCGGTCAAGATGTGAAAAACAAGGCTGCTTCTGTGGCTGAAGAA GTGAGCCAGAAAACGAAAGAAGCAGCGGGAGAAGTTTCAAAGGTGGCACAAGATGTGACAGAGAAAGCAAAACAAACAATCCAGGATGCATGGGGCTCTGTTAAAGACACCTCACAAACGATTAAGGACAAAGTTTCAGGAAAAGCCGAGGAATCCAAGGAATTTGTGAAAGAAAATGCGGAGTCGGTCAAGCGCTGCATGAACAGTAAAAATTGA
- the LOC110664026 gene encoding B3 domain-containing transcription factor ABI3-like isoform X2: MKNSLQLHVEDLQNVTKPTSSFDTMDAMEEEQAIAGEDREIWLDREQDDLLDVNDSSIFYGDFPPLPDFPCMSSSSSSSSTPAPVKPMASSSSSSSASSSSSAASWAVLKSDAEEIDKKNYDHHQYHHNNHHGQHDPVEAPTTALSSTASMEIPQPYDQGIAGVGCKDEMEIFGYMDLIEDNDFFDPSSIFQSDEHLLDEFQHEQNMQPEQEPQQENEELIMQTKIEEIQQQGNASDDLAMVFLEWLKSNKETVSAEDLRKVKIKKATIECAARRLGGGKEAMKQLLKLILEWVQTNHLQKRRMKESSPDNIPHPCKDPLQNPNPTASSNPNLICNSIQPDLSAYCFTQSPWIAPPPYVSDPGTFMPGFSPMVGYMGDPFVSGASNMAGHSYPPGPPSDYHMLDSAQSWPATQFALASPYTSFPNKNLQPVQAHPPILTGYGNQCPCQYLPGQVGDRLMRLGSSATKEARKKRMARQRRFLSHHRNHNSHNAQGNQHHQNQCADHHARFGNDNVAPTTQPNHGNWVYWPAAGAVSTTPVLPMDVQPVHNVDRPAMQAHQSNHQRQVASDRRPGWKPEKNLKFLLQKVLKQSDVGNLGRIVLPKKEAEIHLPELEARDGISIAMEDIGTSCIWNMRYRFWPNNKSRMYLLENTGDFVRTNGLQEGDFIVIYLDVKCGKYLIRGVKVRQPGSKSEKKKSGKSQKNLHANYAAAASVNVSLSSPMNQAQTVK, encoded by the exons atgaagaatagtTTGCAACTGCATGTTGAAGATCTTCAAAATGTAACAAAACCTACAAGTAGCTTTGATACTATGGATGCTATGGAGGAAGAACAGGCGATTGCTGGTGAAGACAGAGAGATCTGGCTAGATAGAGAACAAGACGATCTGTTAGATGTGAATGATTCTTCAATTTTCTATGGTGACTTCCCTCCTCTTCCAGATTTCCCATGCAtgtcatcatcttcttcctcttcttccactCCGGCGCCAGTCAAGCCCATGGCTTCTTCATCGTCTTCTTCTTCGGCTTCTTCCTCATCTTCTGCGGCTTCTTGGGCTGTTTTGAAGTCAGATGCAGAAGAGATTGATAAAAAGAATTATGACCATCACCAATATCATCACAATAATCACCATGGTCAACATGATCCAGTAGAAGCACCCACAACAGCCTTGTCTTCTACTGCATCCATGGAGATCCCTCAGCCATATGATCAAGGGATAGCTGGTGTTGGTTGCAAGGACGAGATGGAAATTTTTGGATATATGGATCTGATCGAGGACAATGATTTCTTCGACCCTTCTTCTATATTTCAATCCGATGAACATTTATTAGATGAGTTTCAGCATGAGCAGAACATGCAACCAGAACAGGAGCCGCAACAGGAAAATGAAGAGTTGATCATGCAAACCAAAATTGAGGAAATCCAACAGCAAGGAAACGCGTCAGATGATCTAGCCATGGTGTTCTTAGAGTGGCTCAAGAGCAACAAGGAGACTGTCTCTGCAGAGGACTTGAGGAAAGTTAAAATCAAGAAAGCTACCATAGAGTGTGCTGCTAGGCGACTAGGTGGTGGTAAGGAAGCTATGAAGCAATTGTTGAAACTCATTCTTGAATGGGTTCAAACGAATCATCTTCAAAAAAGGCGCATGAAAGAATCATCTCCTGATAATATTCCCCACCCATGCAAAGACCCTctgcaaaaccctaaccctactgCTAGTTCAAACCCTAATCTGATTTGTAACTCTATCCAACCAGACCTATCAGCCTACTGCTTCACCCAGTCACCTTGGATTGCACCCCCACCTTATGTTTCTGATCCGGGAACGTTTATGCCGGGCTTTTCTCCTATGGTTGGGTATATGGGCGACCCGTTTGTCAGTGGAGCTTCGAACATGGCTGGCCACTCTTACCCACCAGGACCACCATCAGACTATCACATGCTCGACTCCGCCCAATCGTGGCCTGCAACACAGTTCGCTTTGGCTTCGCCTTACACCTCATTTCCAAACAAGAATCTCCAGCCTGTTCAGGCCCACCCTCCTATTCTTACTGGATATGGAAATCAATGCCCATGCCAGTATCTCCCCGGGCAAGTTGGCGATAGGTTAATGAGGTTGGGTTCCTCAGCAACCAAAGAGGCAAGGAAGAAGAGAATGGCGAGACAAAGAAGGTTTTTGTCGCATCATAGGAATCATAATAGTCACAACGCCCAAGGAAATCAGCACCACCAAAATCAGTGTGCAGACCACCATGCAAGGTTTGGAAATGATAATGTTGCACCAACAACTCAACCTAATCATGGGAATTGGGTTTATTGGCCTGCTGCTGGTGCTGTTTCGACCACACCAGTTCTTCCTATGGATGTACAACCGGTGCATAATGTAGATCGGCCGGCCATGCAAGCACATCAGAGTAATCATCAGCGGCAAGTTGCATCAGATAGGCGACCG GGTTGGAAACCTGAGAAGAACCTGAAGTTTCTTCTCCAGAAAGTGTTGAAGCAGAGCGATGTGGGTAATCTAGGGAGGATAGTGTTACCAAAG AAAGAAGCAGAAATCCATCTTCCAGAACTGGAGGCAAGAGACGGCATTTCTATTGCGATGGAAGATATAGGGACTTCTTGCATTTGGAACATGCGCTATAG ATTCTGGCCTAACAACAAAAGCAGGATGTACCTCCTTGAAAACACAG GAGATTTTGTGAGAACAAATGGcctccaagaaggagatttcataGTCATCTACTTAGATGTCAAGTGTGGCAAATAT TTGATCCGAGGAGTGAAGGTAAGGCAACCAGGATCAAAATCAGAGAAGAAGAAATCAGGAAAATCCCAGAAAAATCTTCATGCAAATTATGCGGCTGCTGCTTCTGTTAATGTATCGTTATCTTCACCCATGAATCAAGCTCAAACAGTAAAGTAA